Part of the Pedobacter roseus genome is shown below.
ATTTACACAATAAATTATCCCTCAGCAAAACAGATTATTATTTCAAATAACTTTTCAGTTTACTCGTTTTCAATGCCTTTAAGCCCTCTACAACAGCTGCTGCGTTTACTTTTGCACCTTCTTCATTGGTATGGGTATGGTCTTTTTCGGTAAAATATGTTTTCACCTGAGCAGCAGACAAACCTGCATATTTATCTTTAATCAATTGATTTAAGGGGATAAAATCTACCTTTTCTGCCTGGGCAACCTCTTGCGCCCAACCGGCATAACTATCGTTAACCAACACCACCTGATCATCTTTAACTGGATTACGCGGAATGGAAGAGCAAACAATCGGGGTAGCGCCTTTTGCTTTAATATCATTAATAAATTTGCGCATGTACCAGCCGTAAGTATACACCACTTCCTGTTTTTTCTTAATGGGGTTATAGGTATCCTTACTTTCCATACCAATACCTTTAATTGTACCGCGGGCACGGGCGGTATCATCCAGCGGACTACTATCATTATGGCCAAACTGCATCATTACAAAATCGCCTTTTTTTACTTTCGCTAAAACAGCATCCCAAAGGCCATTGGTTTGGAAAGTCCTGCTGCTTGTTCCGCCTAGGGCATCATTTTCGACATTAATTTTATCAGTATCGAAGAAATTCGCGATAAAACTACCCCAGCCCCATAAAGCGCCATCGCCTTTACCTTTGCCATTTTTAACGGTAGAATCGCCGATGAGGAATAAAGTTGGCTTATCTTTTTGCTTTAGGATAATGCAGGAAGAAAAAGTGATAAAAGCGATTACAAGGATTGGATATAGGTATTTAGTTGATTTCATGGTTTATTTTTCCCTTCGCGGTTAATTACACAGATTGATTATTTCTATAAAACCCCGCAGGTTTTAAAAACCTGCGGGGTTTGGAAAATTAAAGCAGGTAGTTTTTTAGTTTACAGTCTTTTAATTGTTTGATGCCTTCTACAACCGATTCGGCATTTAATTTTGCACCTTCGAGGTTGGTATGGGTATGATCTCCGGGGAAAAAAGTTTTTACTTTCCCGGGGCCCATGGCGTCGTATTTATCGGCAGTAATTTTATTGAGGTCGACAAAATAAGCGTTTTCCTGTTGTGCAACTTCGGCAGCCCATTTGCCAAAACTTTGATCGGCGCGAAGCACTTTGCCTTCTTTGAATTCGTTTCTTGGTATCATGGAAACAACAATGGGTGTTGCGCCTTTGGCTTTGGTTTCGCGGACAAATTTGCGGATGTACCAACCATAAGTATGCACCGTTTCTACTTTACCATCAGGCCAGGTTAATACTTTTGTTTCTTCTCCGGTTCCTTTTAAAACACCTCTTCTGCCTGCTTTTGTGGTGTCGGGTTCGCTGCCATCGTTATGGCCAAATTGCATGGTGACAAAATCGCCAGGTTTTAAGGTTTCCAGAACCTTGTCCCACCTGCCTTCTGAAAGAAATGTCCGGGTGCTTCTGCCGGCCATCGCATTATTTTCGACGTGGATTTTTGTGGTATCGAACAATGCTGCAATAGGTGTTCCCCAGCCCCAGGTTTCTTTATTT
Proteins encoded:
- a CDS encoding rhamnogalacturonan acetylesterase → MKSTKYLYPILVIAFITFSSCIILKQKDKPTLFLIGDSTVKNGKGKGDGALWGWGSFIANFFDTDKINVENDALGGTSSRTFQTNGLWDAVLAKVKKGDFVMMQFGHNDSSPLDDTARARGTIKGIGMESKDTYNPIKKKQEVVYTYGWYMRKFINDIKAKGATPIVCSSIPRNPVKDDQVVLVNDSYAGWAQEVAQAEKVDFIPLNQLIKDKYAGLSAAQVKTYFTEKDHTHTNEEGAKVNAAAVVEGLKALKTSKLKSYLK
- a CDS encoding rhamnogalacturonan acetylesterase, translated to MKSISLKLLAVIGIISMVSAFIKPGKPALHTIGDSTVRNSNKETWGWGTPIAALFDTTKIHVENNAMAGRSTRTFLSEGRWDKVLETLKPGDFVTMQFGHNDGSEPDTTKAGRRGVLKGTGEETKVLTWPDGKVETVHTYGWYIRKFVRETKAKGATPIVVSMIPRNEFKEGKVLRADQSFGKWAAEVAQQENAYFVDLNKITADKYDAMGPGKVKTFFPGDHTHTNLEGAKLNAESVVEGIKQLKDCKLKNYLL